The following proteins are encoded in a genomic region of Synechococcus sp. CBW1002:
- a CDS encoding alpha/beta fold hydrolase: MSDSPFPKTWEAQWNWRGQPVSYVICRAGENRPAPGDFIRREAGDRPAAVLIHGFGACKEHWRHNLAALAVHHDVYAIDLLGFGASGKPRSRLVGESAEDGDCVYGLELWAEQVSAFITEVVHTPTTLVGNSIGGVVALRCAALMEQEGRPARQVLLVDCAQRALDDKLLADQPPLSRYSRPLLKALVRQRWLTQWLFRQLSQARVIRKVLKRAYPSGANLDDQLVSLLLGPTQKTGADEAFRGFINLFDDHLAPDLLAALTTPVRMVWGEADPWEPVSEARRWQQFACVKALHVLRGLGHCPHDEAPDLVNPILLRALSQDVTGTGLSC; encoded by the coding sequence TTTCCCAAGACATGGGAGGCCCAGTGGAACTGGCGGGGCCAGCCAGTGAGTTATGTGATCTGCCGAGCAGGTGAGAACAGACCGGCTCCAGGTGATTTCATCAGGAGAGAAGCCGGAGATCGGCCGGCGGCTGTACTGATCCACGGGTTCGGGGCTTGCAAGGAGCACTGGCGCCACAACCTTGCAGCTCTGGCCGTCCATCACGACGTCTACGCCATTGACCTGCTTGGATTCGGAGCCAGTGGCAAGCCTCGCTCCCGCCTTGTCGGGGAATCGGCTGAAGACGGCGATTGTGTCTATGGCCTTGAACTCTGGGCAGAACAGGTCTCCGCCTTCATCACGGAAGTCGTGCATACTCCAACCACCCTGGTGGGCAACTCAATCGGTGGAGTGGTGGCTCTGCGCTGTGCCGCTCTGATGGAACAGGAAGGACGTCCCGCCCGACAGGTGCTGCTGGTGGACTGCGCTCAGCGAGCTCTTGATGACAAGCTCCTGGCGGATCAGCCGCCTCTGAGTCGTTATAGCCGTCCTCTGCTGAAAGCCCTTGTTCGGCAACGATGGCTCACCCAATGGCTGTTTCGGCAGCTCAGCCAAGCCCGCGTGATCCGAAAGGTGCTGAAGCGGGCCTATCCAAGCGGAGCCAATCTTGACGACCAGCTGGTATCGCTACTGCTGGGCCCCACCCAGAAGACCGGAGCTGACGAAGCCTTCCGAGGCTTCATCAACCTCTTCGACGATCACCTCGCGCCGGATCTGCTCGCAGCACTGACCACCCCCGTTCGCATGGTGTGGGGCGAAGCAGATCCCTGGGAACCGGTATCCGAAGCCAGACGCTGGCAACAGTTCGCCTGTGTGAAAGCACTCCATGTCCTCCGTGGCCTAGGCCATTGCCCCCACGATGAGGCTCCTGACCTAGTCAATCCGATCTTGCTCCGGGCCCTCTCGCAGGACGTCACAGGAACAGGCCTGTCCTGCTGA
- a CDS encoding phytoene synthase, protein MLAATPATSTALLPSLEEAYDQCRQETAQWAKTFYLGTLLMPAAKRRAIWAIYVWCRRTDELMDSPQAQDLPVAQLAERLDRWEERTRALFAGQVKDGLDRVMADTLERYPQPLQPYLDMIEGQRMDLFQHRYATFSDLKLYCYRVAGTVGLMTQEVMGLDPAYTTAPWSERPDTSQAAVALGIANQLTNILRDVGEDRGRGRIYLPQEDLNKFGYSETDLMAGRLSENWRALMRFQLQRARDWFARSEEGVRWLAPDARWPVWASLRLYRGILDVIERHDYDVFNKRAYVPRVGKLLDLPLSFVIAQAR, encoded by the coding sequence GTGCTGGCCGCCACCCCTGCCACCTCCACTGCTCTCCTCCCATCCCTGGAGGAGGCCTATGACCAGTGCCGCCAGGAAACAGCCCAGTGGGCCAAGACCTTTTATCTGGGCACCCTGCTGATGCCCGCGGCCAAGCGTCGGGCCATCTGGGCGATTTACGTCTGGTGCCGCCGCACCGATGAATTGATGGACAGCCCCCAGGCGCAGGATCTGCCTGTAGCCCAGCTGGCAGAACGGCTCGATCGCTGGGAAGAGCGCACCCGCGCCCTGTTTGCAGGGCAGGTGAAGGACGGACTGGATCGGGTGATGGCCGACACGCTGGAGCGCTATCCCCAGCCGCTGCAGCCCTATCTCGACATGATCGAGGGGCAGCGGATGGATCTGTTTCAGCATCGCTATGCCACCTTTTCTGATCTGAAGCTCTACTGCTACCGGGTCGCTGGAACCGTTGGGCTGATGACGCAGGAGGTGATGGGCCTGGATCCGGCCTACACCACGGCTCCCTGGAGCGAGCGGCCCGACACCTCCCAAGCAGCGGTGGCCCTGGGGATTGCCAATCAGCTCACCAACATTCTCCGCGATGTTGGCGAGGATCGTGGCCGGGGTCGCATCTATTTGCCCCAGGAAGATCTCAACAAATTCGGCTATTCCGAGACCGACCTGATGGCTGGCCGCCTGAGCGAGAACTGGCGAGCCCTGATGCGCTTTCAACTGCAGCGGGCCCGTGACTGGTTTGCCCGCTCCGAGGAAGGGGTCCGCTGGCTGGCTCCCGATGCCCGATGGCCGGTGTGGGCCTCGCTGCGCCTCTATCGCGGCATTCTCGATGTGATTGAGCGCCACGATTACGATGTCTTCAATAAGCGGGCCTATGTTCCACGAGTGGGCAAGCTGCTGGATCTGCCGCTCTCCTTTGTGATCGCCCAGGCTCGATAA
- the pds gene encoding 15-cis-phytoene desaturase, translated as MRVAIAGAGLAGLSCAKYLCDAGHTPVVYEARDVLGGKVAAWQDEEGDWYETGLHIFFGAYRNMRQLFAELDIEDRLQWKSHSMIFNQKDVPGTYSRFDFPDLPAPFNGVAAILGNNDMLTWPEKIAFGLGLVPAMLRGQDYVEACDQCSWTEWLQLHNIPERVNDEVFIAMSKALNFIDPDEISSTVVLTALNRFLQEGDGSKMAFLDGNPPQRLCQPIVDYITARGGEVHLNSPLRAIELDADGSVSSFRLAGIKGKEGQQVVADAYVSALPVDPLKLLLPESWRELPYFSKLEGLNGVPVINIHLWFDRKLTDIDHLLFSRSELLSVYADMSNTCREYEDPDRSMLELVFAPAKDWIGRSDDAIIAATLEELKRLFPQHFSGEDQAQLRKSKVVKTPLSVYKTVPGCQKLRPSQESPITNFFLAGDYTMQRYLASMEGAVLSGKLCAEAVDRRFGPASSAQPVPQSTLTAV; from the coding sequence ATGCGCGTCGCCATCGCCGGAGCGGGCCTTGCCGGGTTGTCGTGCGCCAAGTACCTCTGTGACGCCGGCCATACGCCGGTGGTCTATGAAGCCCGCGATGTGCTCGGCGGCAAGGTGGCCGCCTGGCAGGACGAAGAGGGGGATTGGTACGAAACAGGCCTTCACATCTTCTTCGGGGCTTACCGCAACATGCGGCAGCTGTTCGCGGAACTCGATATCGAGGATCGGCTGCAGTGGAAAAGCCACTCGATGATCTTCAACCAGAAGGACGTACCCGGCACCTACAGCCGCTTCGACTTTCCAGACCTGCCGGCCCCGTTCAACGGAGTGGCGGCGATTCTGGGCAACAACGACATGCTCACCTGGCCTGAGAAAATCGCCTTCGGCCTCGGACTGGTCCCCGCCATGCTGCGCGGCCAGGACTACGTGGAAGCCTGTGACCAATGCTCCTGGACTGAGTGGTTGCAGCTGCACAACATTCCAGAACGTGTGAACGACGAAGTTTTTATCGCTATGAGCAAGGCGCTCAACTTCATCGATCCTGATGAGATTTCCAGCACCGTCGTTCTCACCGCCCTGAACCGTTTCCTCCAGGAGGGCGATGGTTCCAAGATGGCCTTTCTCGATGGCAATCCGCCCCAGCGCCTCTGCCAGCCGATCGTGGATTACATTACGGCCAGAGGCGGAGAGGTGCATCTCAACAGCCCTCTGCGGGCCATTGAGCTTGACGCTGATGGCAGCGTCAGCAGCTTCCGCCTCGCTGGCATCAAGGGCAAGGAAGGCCAACAGGTGGTGGCAGATGCCTATGTGAGCGCCCTGCCGGTGGATCCGCTGAAGCTGCTGCTGCCCGAGTCCTGGAGGGAGCTGCCGTATTTCAGCAAGCTGGAAGGGCTCAACGGCGTGCCAGTGATCAATATCCATCTCTGGTTCGATCGCAAGCTCACAGACATCGACCACCTGCTGTTCAGCCGCAGTGAACTGCTCAGCGTCTATGCAGACATGAGCAACACCTGTCGCGAATACGAAGACCCCGACCGTTCCATGCTGGAGCTCGTGTTCGCCCCAGCCAAAGACTGGATCGGCCGTAGCGACGACGCCATCATTGCCGCCACCCTCGAGGAACTCAAACGCCTCTTCCCGCAGCATTTCAGCGGTGAGGACCAGGCCCAGCTGCGTAAATCGAAGGTGGTGAAGACGCCCCTGTCTGTCTACAAGACCGTTCCCGGTTGCCAGAAACTGCGTCCTAGCCAGGAGTCACCGATCACCAACTTTTTCCTGGCCGGCGATTACACGATGCAGCGCTATCTTGCCTCCATGGAGGGTGCCGTGCTCAGCGGCAAGCTCTGCGCCGAGGCGGTGGATCGCAGATTCGGTCCCGCCTCATCCGCCCAGCCCGTCCCCCAGTCCACCCTGACGGCGGTCTGA
- the ndhM gene encoding NAD(P)H-quinone oxidoreductase subunit M, whose protein sequence is MVEILLKCTTRHIRLFTARVEDGDLVSDSGHLTLDVDPDNEFLWDDASLSRVQDQFRALVERHAGDDLTDYTLRRIGSELEGLIQQMLQAGAIRYNPQARVLNYSMGLPRSPEAL, encoded by the coding sequence ATGGTTGAGATCCTGCTGAAATGCACCACCCGCCACATCCGCCTGTTCACGGCCCGAGTGGAGGACGGTGATCTGGTGTCCGACTCCGGGCATCTGACGCTGGATGTGGACCCCGACAACGAGTTTCTCTGGGACGACGCCAGCCTCAGCCGGGTGCAGGACCAGTTCCGTGCCCTGGTGGAGCGTCATGCCGGTGACGACCTGACCGATTACACCCTGCGCCGCATCGGATCCGAGCTGGAAGGGTTGATCCAGCAGATGCTGCAGGCCGGCGCCATTCGCTACAACCCCCAGGCCCGCGTGCTCAATTACTCCATGGGACTGCCCCGCAGTCCCGAAGCCCTGTGA
- a CDS encoding DUF3172 domain-containing protein — protein MTRSRGRAASDAGYSRYDGRPRGRGDREMAYETGRYDRGDSRYERDAGRRTTTAGYGGGGGNPGGRGPGGGGPGGSPAISLNVRTIAILAGVLVVGIGIGSAVTSTTQGNQGNIASSQQLDMAVPDPEFCKQWGASAFVMDIELYTTMNPSSSFVTQPTLQPGCVIRRENWAVLQKEGAVTAEQMRQCKQRMNTFAYIGSVRDKPVVRCVYQTDITGNKFQTRGIAGAADDAVGVTPEADQF, from the coding sequence GTGACCCGCTCCCGCGGCCGGGCTGCCTCCGATGCTGGCTACAGCCGCTACGACGGCCGTCCCAGAGGGCGGGGTGACCGGGAGATGGCTTACGAAACCGGTCGCTATGACCGAGGCGACAGCCGTTATGAGCGGGATGCCGGCAGACGGACGACAACCGCTGGCTACGGGGGTGGCGGCGGAAATCCAGGCGGGCGTGGTCCCGGCGGTGGTGGGCCCGGAGGGAGCCCTGCCATTTCCCTGAACGTGCGCACGATCGCCATCCTGGCAGGAGTGCTGGTGGTGGGGATCGGCATCGGCAGCGCTGTGACCAGCACCACCCAGGGCAACCAGGGGAACATCGCCAGCAGCCAGCAGCTCGACATGGCCGTACCCGACCCGGAATTCTGCAAGCAGTGGGGTGCCAGCGCCTTCGTGATGGACATCGAGCTCTACACCACGATGAACCCGAGCAGCAGCTTCGTGACCCAGCCCACGCTGCAGCCCGGATGCGTGATCCGGCGGGAGAACTGGGCCGTGCTTCAGAAGGAGGGTGCCGTGACCGCCGAGCAGATGCGCCAGTGCAAGCAGCGCATGAACACCTTCGCCTACATCGGCTCGGTGCGTGACAAGCCAGTCGTTCGCTGTGTCTACCAGACCGACATCACCGGCAACAAATTCCAGACCCGTGGGATTGCCGGTGCCGCAGACGATGCCGTGGGCGTGACCCCGGAAGCTGATCAGTTCTGA
- a CDS encoding LysR family transcriptional regulator — translation MADLPFTLDQLRILRAIASEGSFKKAADSLYVTQPAVSLQIQNLEKQLDVSLFDRGGRKAQLTEAGHLLLSYCDRILSQCQEACRALDDLHNLRGGSLIVGASQTTGTYLMPRMIGLFRQKYPDVAVQLQVHSTRRTGWSVANGQVDLAIIGGELPPELNELLQVLPYASDELALVLPVKHPLSRLPELTKDDLYRLGFVCLDAQSTTRKMVDQLLARSGLDVGRLKIEMELNSFEAIKNAVQSGLGAAFLPVVSIERELAAGSLHRPQVADLLVRRQLKLISHPARYCSRASDAFRKEVLPVFASPDSPLRQPLAQAQPAQN, via the coding sequence ATGGCTGATCTGCCCTTCACCCTCGATCAGCTGCGCATCCTGCGGGCCATCGCCAGCGAGGGCAGTTTCAAGAAGGCCGCCGACAGCCTCTATGTGACACAACCGGCCGTGAGCCTTCAGATCCAGAATCTGGAGAAGCAGCTGGATGTGTCGCTGTTCGATCGGGGCGGGCGCAAGGCTCAGCTCACCGAAGCGGGCCACCTGCTGCTGAGCTACTGCGACCGGATCCTCAGCCAGTGTCAGGAGGCCTGTCGCGCTCTTGATGATCTCCACAACCTGCGGGGTGGATCCCTGATCGTCGGCGCCAGCCAGACGACCGGCACCTACCTGATGCCGCGCATGATCGGGCTGTTCCGGCAGAAGTATCCGGACGTGGCCGTGCAGCTGCAGGTGCACAGCACCCGCCGAACAGGCTGGAGTGTGGCCAACGGCCAGGTGGATCTGGCGATCATTGGTGGCGAGCTGCCGCCTGAACTGAACGAGTTACTGCAGGTTCTTCCCTACGCCAGCGATGAACTGGCGCTGGTGCTGCCGGTGAAGCATCCGCTGTCGCGTTTGCCGGAGCTCACCAAGGACGACCTCTACCGTCTCGGTTTCGTCTGCCTGGATGCCCAGTCCACCACCCGCAAGATGGTGGACCAGCTGCTGGCCCGGTCCGGCCTTGATGTGGGCCGGCTCAAGATCGAGATGGAACTCAACTCCTTCGAGGCGATCAAGAACGCCGTGCAGAGCGGCCTGGGGGCCGCGTTTCTGCCGGTGGTCTCGATCGAGAGGGAACTCGCTGCCGGCAGTCTGCATCGGCCCCAGGTGGCCGATCTGCTGGTGCGGCGCCAGCTGAAGCTGATCAGCCACCCGGCCCGGTATTGCTCCCGGGCCTCCGATGCCTTCCGCAAGGAAGTGTTGCCGGTGTTCGCCAGCCCCGACAGCCCCCTGCGCCAGCCCCTGGCGCAGGCCCAGCCGGCTCAGAACTGA
- a CDS encoding NnrU family protein, giving the protein MLALLVVFAVLHSGGASLRVWGVERIGERAWRLLFAGVSIPAAVVVIGYFLAHRYDGLRLWNLQEQPWIVPLVWGGTAISFLFLYPATYNLLEIPAVLKPQVRLYATGIIRVSRHPQAVGQVLWCATHLLWIGSSFMVVTCAGLIAHHLFAIWNGDRRLAHRFGTAFEELRDSTSVLPFRAVLDGRQQLIWAEFLRPAQLGIAIAIGVFWWAHRFIGLGAVTFSRTALAHWLG; this is encoded by the coding sequence ATGCTGGCCCTGCTCGTGGTGTTCGCCGTGCTGCACAGCGGTGGTGCCTCCCTGCGGGTGTGGGGGGTGGAGCGGATCGGCGAACGGGCCTGGCGCCTGCTGTTCGCCGGCGTGAGCATCCCTGCGGCGGTGGTGGTGATCGGCTACTTCCTGGCCCACCGCTATGACGGCCTGCGGCTCTGGAATCTGCAGGAGCAGCCCTGGATCGTGCCGCTGGTGTGGGGCGGCACCGCCATCAGCTTCCTTTTCCTCTACCCGGCCACCTACAACCTGCTGGAGATCCCGGCGGTGCTGAAGCCTCAGGTGCGGCTGTATGCCACCGGCATCATCCGGGTCAGCCGCCATCCCCAGGCGGTGGGGCAGGTGCTCTGGTGTGCCACCCACCTGCTCTGGATCGGCAGCAGCTTCATGGTGGTGACCTGCGCCGGCCTGATAGCCCACCACCTGTTCGCCATCTGGAATGGCGATCGGCGCCTGGCCCACCGCTTCGGCACCGCCTTCGAAGAGCTGCGGGACAGCACGTCAGTGCTGCCGTTCCGGGCGGTGCTGGATGGCCGTCAGCAGCTGATCTGGGCCGAATTCCTGCGCCCGGCCCAGCTGGGCATCGCCATCGCCATCGGCGTGTTCTGGTGGGCCCACCGCTTCATCGGCCTCGGCGCCGTCACCTTCTCGCGCACCGCCCTGGCCCATTGGCTGGGATGA
- a CDS encoding NAD(P)H-quinone oxidoreductase subunit 5 yields MPSAAELAWLIPVLPLLGACVTGLGLISFNRTVNRLRKPVAVLLISCVGAAAVLSYAVLAQQLAGAAPTEVLFNWASAGTFNLQMGFRVDALGAVMLALVTTIALLVMVYSDGYMAHDKGYVRFFTYLALFSSSMLGLVISPNLLEIYVFWELVGMCSYLLVGFWYDRDGAANAAQKAFVVNRVGDFGLLLGILGLFWATGSFGFEEIGARVSEAVAGGSLSTGVAVILCLLVFMGPMAKSAQFPLHVWLPDAMEGPTPISALIHAATMVAAGVFLVARLQPVYEPFAAVQVTIAVIGTITLVLGASIALTQMDLKKGLAYSTVSQLGYMMLAMGCGAPVAGMFHLVTHAFFKAMLFLGSGSVIHAMEEVVGHEPVLAQDMRLMGGLRKFMPITSATFLIGCVAISGIPPLAGFWSKDEILGQAFGSFPLLWVAGFVTAGMTAFYMFRLYFLTFEGDFRGTDQTIQAQLLAAAGKSSGGDDDHGHHASHPHESGWQMAMPLAVLAVPSVLIGLLGTPWNSRFAGLLDPHEAAEMAEHFSWAEFLPLAGASVAISVAGISVAVLAYALHRIDLGTAVAARFPALNAFLANKWYLDDINDKLFVQGSRKLARQVLEVDAKVVDGVVNLTGLLTLGSGEGLKYFETGRAQFYALIVFGGVIALVVLFGSLG; encoded by the coding sequence ATGCCGTCAGCCGCTGAACTCGCCTGGTTGATTCCGGTGCTTCCCCTGTTGGGGGCCTGCGTCACCGGCCTCGGCCTGATCAGCTTCAACCGCACAGTGAATCGGTTGCGAAAACCGGTGGCCGTGCTGCTGATCAGCTGTGTCGGAGCCGCTGCTGTGCTCAGCTACGCCGTGCTGGCCCAGCAGCTCGCCGGAGCAGCACCCACCGAGGTGCTGTTCAACTGGGCCAGCGCCGGCACCTTCAATCTGCAGATGGGCTTCCGCGTCGATGCCCTCGGCGCGGTGATGCTGGCCCTGGTGACCACCATCGCCCTGCTGGTGATGGTCTATTCCGATGGCTACATGGCCCACGACAAGGGCTATGTGCGCTTCTTCACCTACCTGGCCCTGTTCAGCAGCTCAATGCTGGGCCTGGTGATCAGCCCGAACCTGCTGGAGATCTATGTCTTCTGGGAGCTGGTGGGCATGTGCTCCTACCTGCTGGTGGGCTTCTGGTACGACCGCGACGGCGCCGCCAATGCCGCCCAGAAGGCCTTCGTGGTGAACCGGGTCGGCGACTTCGGCCTGCTGCTCGGCATCCTCGGCCTGTTCTGGGCCACCGGCAGCTTCGGGTTCGAGGAGATCGGAGCACGGGTCAGCGAGGCCGTGGCCGGCGGCAGCCTCAGCACCGGTGTGGCCGTGATCCTCTGTCTGCTGGTGTTCATGGGGCCGATGGCCAAGTCGGCCCAGTTCCCCCTGCATGTGTGGCTGCCCGATGCCATGGAGGGCCCCACACCGATTTCGGCCCTGATCCATGCCGCCACCATGGTGGCCGCGGGCGTGTTTCTGGTGGCCCGGCTTCAGCCGGTGTACGAGCCCTTTGCCGCGGTGCAGGTCACGATCGCCGTGATCGGCACCATCACCCTCGTGCTGGGGGCTTCGATTGCCCTGACCCAGATGGACCTGAAGAAGGGTCTGGCCTACAGCACCGTCAGTCAGCTGGGCTACATGATGCTGGCGATGGGCTGCGGTGCTCCGGTCGCCGGCATGTTCCACCTGGTGACCCACGCCTTCTTCAAGGCGATGCTGTTCCTCGGCTCTGGCTCGGTGATCCATGCCATGGAAGAGGTGGTGGGCCACGAACCGGTGCTGGCCCAGGACATGCGCCTGATGGGCGGCCTACGCAAATTCATGCCGATCACCAGCGCCACCTTCCTGATCGGCTGCGTGGCGATCAGCGGCATCCCTCCCTTGGCCGGCTTCTGGAGCAAGGACGAGATCCTCGGCCAGGCATTCGGCAGCTTCCCGCTGCTCTGGGTAGCCGGCTTCGTGACCGCCGGCATGACCGCCTTCTACATGTTCCGCCTTTACTTCCTCACCTTCGAAGGCGACTTCCGCGGAACCGACCAGACGATCCAGGCCCAGCTGCTTGCCGCCGCCGGAAAGTCCAGTGGTGGCGATGACGACCACGGCCACCACGCCAGCCACCCCCACGAATCCGGCTGGCAGATGGCGATGCCGCTGGCGGTCCTCGCCGTCCCCTCGGTGTTGATCGGCTTGCTCGGCACCCCCTGGAACAGTCGTTTTGCCGGCCTGCTCGATCCCCATGAAGCCGCTGAGATGGCCGAGCACTTCTCCTGGGCCGAGTTCCTGCCCCTGGCGGGCGCATCGGTGGCGATCTCGGTGGCAGGCATCTCCGTAGCGGTGCTGGCCTATGCGCTCCACAGGATCGATCTGGGCACGGCAGTGGCCGCACGCTTCCCCGCCCTCAATGCCTTCCTGGCCAACAAGTGGTACCTCGACGACATCAACGACAAGCTGTTCGTGCAGGGCAGCCGCAAACTGGCTCGCCAGGTGCTGGAGGTGGACGCCAAGGTGGTGGACGGTGTCGTGAACCTCACCGGCCTGCTCACCCTGGGCTCTGGGGAGGGTCTCAAATACTTCGAGACCGGTCGCGCCCAGTTCTATGCCCTGATCGTGTTCGGCGGTGTGATCGCCCTTGTGGTGCTGTTCGGATCCCTCGGTTGA
- a CDS encoding NAD(P)H-quinone oxidoreductase subunit 4: MAFPWLSASILFPIAAALLIPFVPDEGDGRRVRWYALGIALITFLLTVGGYLNGYDPSVAGLQLVERVEWLPDLGLAWSVGADGLSMPLILLTSFITALAVLAAWPVTFKPRLFFFLLLAMDGGQIAVFAVQDMLLFFLAWELELLPVYLLLAIWGGKKRQYAATKFILYTAGSSLFILLAGLGMAFYGGGAPTFEYTSLAEKGFGTGFQVLCYAGLLIAFGVKLPIVPLHTWLPDAHGEATAPVHMLLAGILLKMGGYALLRFNCQLLPDAHVRFAPLLVVLGVVNIIYAALTSFAQRNLKRKIAYSSISHMGFVLIGIGSVSALGTSGAMLQMVSHGLIGASLFFLVGATYDRTHTLQLDDMGGVGQKMRKMFALWTVCSLASLALPGMSGFVAELMVFVGFATSEVYSLSFRIVMAVLAAVGVILTPIYLLSMLREIFFGKENAELASHSNLVDAEPREIYVISCLLVPIIGIGLYPRLMTDTYRASMEQLVGQEDKAMAHLRQASGLPGGTPLAPFLAGSGVQALLRAPAVG; this comes from the coding sequence TTGGCCTTTCCCTGGCTGAGCGCGTCGATCCTCTTCCCGATCGCCGCCGCGCTGCTTATCCCGTTCGTTCCCGATGAGGGCGATGGCCGCAGGGTGCGCTGGTACGCCCTGGGCATCGCCCTGATCACCTTCCTGCTCACGGTGGGGGGCTACCTGAACGGCTACGACCCTTCCGTGGCTGGCCTGCAGCTGGTGGAACGGGTGGAGTGGCTGCCCGATCTCGGTCTGGCCTGGTCCGTGGGGGCCGATGGCCTGTCGATGCCCCTGATCCTGCTGACCAGCTTCATCACCGCCCTGGCGGTTCTGGCGGCCTGGCCGGTGACCTTCAAACCGCGTCTGTTCTTCTTCCTGCTGCTGGCCATGGATGGCGGCCAGATCGCCGTGTTCGCGGTGCAGGACATGCTGCTCTTCTTCCTGGCCTGGGAGCTCGAGCTGCTTCCGGTGTACCTGCTGCTGGCCATCTGGGGCGGCAAGAAGCGCCAGTACGCCGCCACCAAGTTCATCCTTTACACCGCCGGCAGCTCCCTGTTCATTCTCCTGGCGGGGCTGGGCATGGCCTTCTACGGCGGCGGGGCCCCCACCTTCGAGTACACGAGCCTGGCAGAGAAGGGATTCGGCACCGGCTTCCAGGTTCTCTGTTACGCCGGCCTGCTGATTGCCTTCGGCGTGAAGCTACCGATCGTGCCGCTGCACACCTGGCTGCCGGATGCCCATGGAGAGGCCACGGCACCGGTCCACATGCTGCTGGCCGGCATCCTCCTGAAGATGGGCGGCTACGCCCTGCTGCGCTTCAACTGCCAGCTCCTGCCCGATGCCCATGTGCGGTTCGCGCCATTGCTGGTGGTGCTGGGGGTGGTGAACATCATCTATGCCGCGCTCACGTCGTTCGCCCAGCGCAACCTCAAGCGCAAGATCGCCTACAGCTCGATCAGCCACATGGGCTTCGTGCTGATCGGCATCGGCAGTGTCAGTGCCCTGGGAACCAGCGGGGCCATGCTCCAGATGGTCAGCCATGGCCTGATCGGCGCCAGCCTCTTCTTCCTGGTGGGTGCCACCTATGACCGCACCCACACCCTCCAGCTCGACGACATGGGTGGGGTGGGTCAGAAGATGCGCAAGATGTTCGCCCTCTGGACCGTCTGCTCGCTGGCCTCCCTGGCCCTGCCCGGCATGAGCGGCTTTGTGGCCGAACTGATGGTGTTCGTGGGCTTCGCCACCAGCGAGGTCTACTCGCTCAGCTTCCGCATCGTGATGGCGGTGCTCGCCGCCGTGGGCGTGATCCTCACGCCGATCTACCTGCTCTCGATGCTTCGGGAGATCTTCTTCGGCAAGGAGAACGCCGAGCTGGCCTCCCATAGCAATCTGGTGGATGCCGAGCCGCGGGAGATCTACGTGATCAGTTGCCTGTTGGTGCCGATCATCGGCATCGGCCTCTACCCGCGCCTGATGACCGACACCTACCGCGCCTCGATGGAGCAGCTTGTGGGACAGGAGGACAAGGCGATGGCGCACCTGCGGCAGGCCTCTGGTCTCCCCGGAGGCACTCCCCTGGCGCCTTTCCTGGCTGGCAGCGGAGTCCAAGCCCTGCTGCGCGCTCCTGCTGTGGGCTGA
- a CDS encoding LapA family protein, whose protein sequence is MRQLNFLLIFSFGLATVMFTLENTAPTTVHFLPGITATLPLAAMLLVVGGIGATAAWVFAVWTGVVKQVERLQEQTEREAQQVRIQELEDDLQRYRAAVDAQLGLLPAAGESSAAAGET, encoded by the coding sequence ATGCGACAGCTGAACTTCCTGCTGATCTTCAGCTTCGGCCTGGCCACGGTGATGTTCACCCTCGAGAACACGGCCCCCACGACCGTGCACTTCCTGCCCGGCATCACCGCCACCCTGCCCCTGGCCGCCATGCTCCTCGTGGTCGGTGGGATCGGTGCCACCGCGGCCTGGGTGTTTGCGGTGTGGACAGGCGTGGTCAAGCAGGTGGAGCGCCTGCAGGAGCAGACCGAACGGGAAGCCCAGCAGGTGCGGATCCAGGAACTCGAAGATGACCTGCAGCGCTACCGCGCGGCGGTCGATGCCCAGCTCGGCCTGCTGCCTGCAGCCGGAGAGAGCTCCGCAGCAGCCGGCGAAACCTGA